A region of Numida meleagris isolate 19003 breed g44 Domestic line chromosome 26, NumMel1.0, whole genome shotgun sequence DNA encodes the following proteins:
- the SRCIN1 gene encoding SRC kinase signaling inhibitor 1 isoform X2, producing the protein MRCDACVCRADFGAVSRFLLCPGATMLPRWAKHPSGASPRLREQDRASEPGDRRLTALLVDPDRTSAHMISADDAEYPREYRTLGNGTRRFSNVGLVHTSERRHTVIAAQSLEALTGLQKSEMERKRDAFMDHLKNKYPQHALALRGQQERMRDQPNYWSFKTRSSRHSQGSQPGLADQAKLSFASAESLETMSEAELPLGFNRMNRFRQSLPLSRSTSQTKLRSPGVLFLQFGDETRRVHITHEISSMDTLHALIVHMFPQKLTMGMLKSPNTAILIKDESRNVFYELEDVRDIQDRSIIKIYRKEPLYASFPASHITNGDLRREMVYTSRESSPTRRLNNMSPAPHLASGSPPPVLQSSSPSRSRMSYSGGRPPSYAGSPVHHGERLASLPPAPGVSPSPSAILERRDVKPDEDLAGKNMVLVKNEGLYADPYGMVHEGRLSITSTQSLAGMGDPFGYSGGLYKRGSVRSLSTYSAAALQTELEDSLYKPNAQIYSDTYGPGLGFRMPPSSPQKMVEVQAGQSPHSPYSGPPSRSSPVRQSFRKDSCSSVFMESPVSKPRNPGAAGPPELFPGPGDRPLSGFSSPVPAKDTETRERMEAMEKQIASLTGLVQSALLRGSEAETPSEKTEATNGGTPPSASTSRSGTGTPVPAPPPPSATSTPAGQPTAITRLHMQLHLHDLQQNASDLRNQLQQLKKLQLQNQETVKTMLRRTETEISVRVTDTMRKHEDPLQRQRSLVEEERLRYLNEEELITQQLNDLEKSVEKIQKDLAHNHRLIPVQELEEKAVVLKQLGETLTDLKAQFPSLQSKMRVVLRVEVEAVKFLKEEPNRLDGLLKRCKTVTDTLAQIRRQVDEGVWTPPNNLSQSPKKVAPETDFSKGLELEMPPSPPVSLHHLTAGTEPLGMPSFGHSPPQTQSHPSKSNNPSRAPEMVPAKTQTGPETPSKKSADKAVSVEAAERDWEEKRAALTQYSAKDINRLLEETQAELMKAIPDLEFAAKHKQPTGSSSAASTPEHKPSKPQHAQKSAGKGDPNGRRGSDELTVPRYRTEKPSKSPPPPPPRRSFPSSHGLTTTRSGEVIVTSKKEPGFMKKAESEELETQKPQVKLRRTVSEVVRPASTPPIIASAIKDDDDEDRIIAELEVFQRSSASPFLPTLRYDPLPAAVSPGHADMWPNGASVAAEGWKELAAPAAPGSRAFSLPQIVLTEWVSAPPSPEPDPAAAVEPRCSEHGDPAGGGGAGAELAAEVGRRCAVLAGSAPPTAPQPLSTAPRTPGGTCGFPLAHGEVPALSKHRASWPAARAGGDAAPNPARRHEGSGKASPRCPLVPCPRGMVAAILPGAGSEGPSIAPQLPGDAEPRGGAGRDASLPPGHAPRKQRGGTPFPRARCPPAQQGSRGGRAGHPPFMAVQDQGCAGAGAGGTVAEGLCSPAPQGRSEAEGSPLHSMSPRSKEICEGAYRRLDSLEETIRELEMTISEISSHRSAEAAFPEGLLGRAAPGDAGQETEDEAGHGEHCDDGTALDLSQTKADAAKSASPSHTKPPLLPKPQLGTPQSGGVSIPPMKMVNPASRLKQSQQGSPDKSKHIKQRMEYMRIQGQQQVAYL; encoded by the exons CCCAACTACTGGAGCTTTAAG ACCAGGAGCTCCCGGCACTCGCAGGGCTCCCAGCCCGGCCTGGCCGACCAAGCCAAGCTGTCCTTCGCCTCGGCCGAGTCCCTGGAAACCATGTCGGAAGCGGAGCTGCCCCTGGGCTTCAATAGGATGAACCGGTTTCGGCAGAGCCTGCCTCTGTCCCGCTCCACCAGCCAGACGAAGCTGCGCTCCCCAG GGGTCCTCTTCCTGCAGTTTGGGGATGAGACAAGGCGCGTGCACATCACCCACGAGATCAGCAGCATGGACACCCTGCACGCCCTCATCGTCCACATGTTCCCCCAGAAGCTCACCATGGGGATGCTGAAGTCTCCCAACACCGCCATCCTCATCAAGGACGAGTCCCGCAACGTCTTCTATGAGCTGGAGGATGTCCG CGACATCCAGGACAGAAGCATCATTAAAATATACCGAAAAGAGCCGCTCTACGCCTCCTTCCCCGCCTCGCACATCACCAACGGCGACCTGAGG CGGGAGATGGTGTACACCTCCAGGGAGTCCTCTCCCACCCGTCGCCTGAACAACATGTCCCCGGCCCCCCACCTGGCCTCGGGCTCCCCCCCGCCCGTCCTGCAGTCCTCGTCCCCCTCCCGTTCCCGCATGTCCTACAGCGGCGGCCGCCCGCCCTCCTACGCCGGCAGCCCCGTGCACCACGGCGAGCGCCTGGCCAGCCTGCCCCCGGCACCCGGCGTCTCGCCCAGCCCCAGCGCCATCCTGGAACGCCGCGACGTCAAACCCGACGAGGACCTGGCGGGGAAGAACATGGTGCTGGTGAAAAACGAGGGGCTGTACGCCGACCCCTACGGCATGGTGCACGAGGGGAGGCTCAGCATCACCTCCACGCAGTCGCTGGCCGGCATGGGGGACCCTTTCGGTTACTCGGGGGGGCTGTACAAGCGGGGCTCGGTGCGCTCGCTCAGCACCTACTCGGCGGCCGCGCTGCAGACGGAGCTGGAGGACAGCCTGTACAAACCCAACGCGCAGATCTACAGCGACACGTACGGACCCGGCCTGGGCTTCCGCATGCCTCCTTCCTCCCCGCAGAAGATGGTGGAGGTGCAGGCGGGGCAGAGCCCGCACAGCCCCTACTCGGGGCCACCCAGCCGCTCCTCGCCCGTCCGGCAGTCCTTCCGCAAGGATTCCTGCTCCTCGGTCTTCATGGAGAGCCCGGTCAGCAAGCCGCGCAACCCCGGCGCAGCGGGACCCCCCGAGCTGTTCCCAGGCCCTGGGGACCGCCCGCTCTCGGGGTTCAGCTCCCCGGTGCCGGCCAAGGACACGGAAACGAG GGAGCGGATGGAGGCCATGGAGAAGCAGATCGCCAGCCTGACAGGGCTGGTGCAGAGTGCACTGCTCCGCGGCTCCGAGGCTGAGACCCCCAG TGAGAAGACTGAAGCCACCAATGGCGGGACCCCCCCATCAGCGT caACCAGCCGCAGCGGCACGGGGACCCCGGTGCCCGCGCCTCCCCCACCCTCCGCCACCAGCACGCCAGCGGGGCAGCCCACGGCCATCACCCGCCTGCACATGCAGCTGCACCTCCACGACCTGCAGCAGAACGCCAGCGACCTCCGCaaccagctgcagcagctcaagAAGCTGCAG CTGCAGAACCAGGAGACGGTGAAGACGATGCTGAGGCGGACGGAGACGGAGATCAGCGTGCGGGTGACGGACACCATGCGCAAGCACGAGGACCCGCTGCAGCGCCAGCGCAGCCTGGTGGAGGAGGAGCGGCTGCGGTACCTGAACGAGGAGGAGCTGATCACCCAGCAGCTGAA TGACCTGGAGAAGTCGGTGGAGAAGATCCAGAAGGATCTGGCGCACAACCACCGCCTCATCCcggtgcaggagctggaggagaaggcCGTGGTGCTCAAGCAGCTCGGGGAGACGCTGACAGACCTCAAGG CCCAGTtccccagcctgcagagcaAGATGCGGGTGGTGCTGCGGGTGGAGGTGGAAGCCGTCAAGTTCCTCAAGGAGGAGCCGAACCGCCTCGACGGGCTGCTCAAGCGCTGCAAGACGGTCACCGACACGCTCGCCCAGATCCGCAG GCAAGTGGACGAGGGCGTGTGGACCCCCCCCAACAACCTCAGCCAGTCCCCCAAGAAGGTGGCCCCCGAGACAGACTTCAGcaaagggctggagctggagatgCCCCCCAGCCCTCCCGTGAGCCTCCACCACCTGACGGCCGGCACTGAGCCCCTGGGCATGCCCAGCTTTGGGCACAGCCCCCCCCAAACCCAGAGCCACCCCTCCAAGAGCAATAACCCTTCCCGGGCTCCAGAGATGGTGCCTGCCAAAACCCAGACGGGTCCTGAGACGCCCAGTAAGAAGAGCGCAGACAAAGCTGTGTCAGTGGAG GCTGCCGAGCGGGACTGGGAGGAGAAGCGGGCAGCGCTGACCCAATACAGTGCCAAGGACATCAACCGCCTCCTGGAGGAGACGCAGGCTGAGCTCATGAAGGCCATCCCCGACCTGGAGTTTGCTGCCAAGCACAAGCAGCCCacgggcagcagcagcgccgCGTCCACGCCGGAGCATAAACCATCCAAGCCTCAGCACGCACAGAAATCCGCGGGGAAGGGGGATCCCAATGGCCGCAGAGGCTCAG ACGAACTGACGGTGCCGCGGTACCGCACCGAGAAACCTTCCAAatcgccgccgccgccccctccccgccggAGCTTCCCCTCATCCCATGGGCTGACCACCACCCGCAGCGGCGAAGTCATCGTCACCAGCAAGAAGGAGCCCGGCTTTATGAAG AAAGCGGAATCGGAGGAGCTGGAGACCCAGAAGCCACAGGTGAAGCTGAGACGGACGGTGTCGGAGGTGGTGAGACCGGCGTCCACCCCACCCATCATCGCCTCCGCCATTAAAGACGACGACGACGAGGACCGCATCATCGCGGAGCTGGAG GTGTTTCAGAGGAGCTCTGcctcccctttcctccccacGCTCCGTTACGACCCTCTCCCGGCTGCCGTCTCCCCTGGGCACGCAGACATGTGGCCCAATGGAGCCTCCGTTGCAGCCGAAGGATGGAAG GagctggcagccccagcagccccggGGAGCAGGGCTTTCTCCCTCCCGCAGATTGTGCTCACCGAGTGGGTGTCCGCACCGCCGTCCCCCGAACCCGACCCCGCGGCGGCGGTGGAACCGCGCTGCTCTGAGCACGGGGACCcggccggcggcggcggagcaGGAGCGGAGCTCGCAGCCGAGGTGGGGAGGAGATGTGCAGTGTTGGCCGGGAGCGCTCCGCCcacggccccgcagcccctgAGCACCGCACCCCGCACACCGGGAGGGACGTGTGGGTTTCCCCTGGCACACGGCGAGGTCCCGGCTCTCTCGAAGCACAGAGCAAGCTGGCCGGCAGCGAGAGCAGGAGGGGACGCTGCTCCGAACCCTGCCAGAAGGCACGAAGGCAGCGGCAAGGCTTCCCCACGGTGCCCTTTGGTTCCTTGTCCCCGAGGGATGGTCGCAGCGATCCTGCCCGGTGCAGGCAGCGAAGGGCCCAGCATCGCCCCGCAGCTCCCTGGTGATGCAGAGCCCCGAGGAGGAGCTGGGCGGGATGCATCCCTCCCTCCTGGACACGCACCAAGGAAGCAGCGCGGTGGCACACCATTCCCGAGAGCCAGgtgccccccagcccagcagggcagcaggggggGCCGGGCTGGGCACCCCCCGTTCATGGCAGTGCAGgatcagggctgtgctggggccgGAGCAGGAGGGACAGTGGCCGAGGGGCTCTGCAGCCCCGCTCCTCAGGGAAGGAGCGAAGCAGAGGGGTCCCCCCTGCACAGCATGTCGCCGCGCAGCAAGGAGATTTGTGAAGGGGCATACCGGAGACTGGACAGCCTGGAAGAAACCATCCGTGAGCTGGAGATGACCATCAGCGAGATCAGCAGCCACCGCTCGGCTGAGGCTGCGTTCCCTGAAGGACTGCTGGGACGGGCGGCACCGGGGGATGCCGGCCAGGAGACCGAGGACGAGGCAGGGCACGGCGAGCATTGTGATGATGGCACTGCCCTGGATCTCAGCCAGACCAAAGCTGATGCTGCCAAGAGTGCGTCCCCGAGCCACACCAAACCGCCTCTGCTTCCCAAGCCGCAGCTCGGCACGCCTCAG AGCGGTGGCGTTTCCATCCCGCCCATGAAGATGGTGAACCCGGCGTCCAGGCTGaagcagagccagcagggcAGCCCCGACAAGAGCAAGCACATCAAGCAGAGGATGGAGTACATGCGGAtccagggacagcagcaggtaGCCTATCTCTAG